From one Mobula birostris isolate sMobBir1 chromosome 20, sMobBir1.hap1, whole genome shotgun sequence genomic stretch:
- the LOC140185495 gene encoding uncharacterized protein, with the protein MELRFLECGNCQQSQTLTVPEHILHRHSKLTNPLPSEEAAESWAVHCISTLISICRCAVENILTRCITARYGNCTTADRKALNWQSKLPKASVTSACPPSGRWIQKGACPPSGRWIQKGACPPSGRWIQKGACPPSGRWIQKGVCPPSGRWIQKGVCPPSGRWIQKGVCPPSGRWIQKGVCPPSGRWIQKGVCPPSGRWIQKGVCPPSGRWIQKGVCPPSGRWIQKGACPSSGRWIQKGACPPSGRWIQKGVCPPSGRWIQKGVCPPSGRYIQKGVCPPSGRWIQKGVCSPSGRWIQKGVCPPSGRWIEKGACPPSGRWIQKGACPPSGRYIQKGVCPPSGRWIQKGACPPSGRWIQKGVCPPSGRWIQKGACPPSGR; encoded by the exons ATGGAACTGCGCTTCCtggagtg TGGAAACTGTCAGCAGTCTCAAACTCTCACGgtgccagaacacatcctacaccgtCACAGTAAACTcaccaaccctctgccttctgaggaggctgcagagagctggGCTGTGCACTGTATATCCACACTCATTTCAATCTGCAGGTGCGCAGTGGAGAATATCCTAACTCGTTGCATCACTGcacggtacggaaactgcaccacGGCTGACAGGAAGGCTCTGAACTGGCAGTCCAAACTGCCCAAAGCATCAGTGACATCagcctgtccaccatcagggagatggatacaaaaaggtgcctgtccaccatcagggagatggatacaaaaaggtgcctgtccaccatcagggagatggatacaaaaaggtgcctgtccaccatcagggagatggatacaaaaaggtgtctgtccaccatcagggagatggatacaaaaaggtgtctgtccaccatcagggagatggatacaaaaaggtgtctgtccaccatcagggagatggatacaaaaaggtgtctgtccaccatcagggagatggatacaaaaaggtgtctgtccaccatcagggagatggatacaaaaaggtgtctgtccaccatcagggagatggatCCAAAAAGGTGTctgtccaccatcagggagatggatacaaaaaggtGCCTGTCCATCGtcagggagatggatacaaaaaggtGCCTGTCCACCGtcagggagatggatacaaaaaggcgtctgtccaccatcagggagatggatacaaaaaggtgtctgtccaccatcagggagataCATACAAAAAGGTGTctgtccaccatcagggagatggatacaaaaaggtGTCTGTTcaccatcagggagatggatacaaaaaggtgtctgtccaccatcagggagatggataGAAAAAGGTGcctgtccaccatcagggagatggatacaaaaaggtgcctgtccaccatcagggagataCATACAAAAAGGTGTctgtccaccatcagggagatggatacaaaaaggtgcctgtccaccatcagggagatggatacaaaaaggtgtctgtccaccatcagggagatggatacaaaaaggtgcctgtccaccatcagggagataG